The Amblyomma americanum isolate KBUSLIRL-KWMA chromosome 6, ASM5285725v1, whole genome shotgun sequence genome has a window encoding:
- the LOC144094823 gene encoding MIF4G domain-containing protein-like, with protein sequence MLLSACSEWFDKRDQLFRPQNELEPVQRRWTAFVSFLAELLLWMRGRSGGDHMKNSILFLAKLLCDCCHDILESPRLGNASEVDCLRSVLTRTGKVIEHFNPDLMEALVWRMRESFLEHGFSSITGKHLLHLIELRASGWKMNIGQQKYYDSTVL encoded by the exons ATGCTTCTGAGCGCCTGCTCCGAGTGGTTCGACAAGCGGGACCAGCTGTTTCGACCCCAAAACGAGTTGGAGCCGGTGCAGCGTCGCTGGACGGCTTTCGTGTCCTTCTTGGCTGAGCTCCTGCTGTGGATGCGAGGCCGCAGCGGAGGTGACCACATGAAGAACAGCATTCTGTTCCTGGCCAAGCTGCTCTGCGACTGCTGCCACGACATTCTGGAGTCCCCTAGGCTGGGCAACGCATCCGAG GTGGATTGTTTGCGTTCGGTTCTGACCCGCACCGGGAAGGTCATCGAGCACTTCAACCCCGATCTCATGGAGGCCTTGGTGTGGCGGATGCGGGAGTCGTTCCTTGAGCACGGCTTCTCGTCCATCACTGGCAAGCATCTGCTCCACCTTATCGAGCTGCGTGCCTCCGGATGGAAGATGAACATCGGGCAGCAGAAGTACTACGACAGCACAGTACTTTAA